A genomic segment from Myxococcus stipitatus encodes:
- a CDS encoding phospholipase D-like domain-containing protein produces the protein MDERQDLADMLLPQPGAHGFDSGPERKQHEMRGPYSLPPGPEGFSFSLYQSTGIGLVPGHRLELLENGAVFDRMVEDLRAARESVHILVYIWRPSDVSDRIVEALVERARAGVACRVVVDPVGSEELQGDKDFDQQVEQVLRDAGVEVHYYRLLAGKVLGRLLGRSHQKLVIVDGRVAYTGGFGFWKVWEGDGRSPEAWRDTSVRVEGPATRQMQLSFSRYWQESGGGLLPVSAFPEVESRGPAAAGFVESSGKLGITDAERMVRMVIAAARERLWIANAYFSPPNEILEQLEEKCRQGVEVRVLGPGPVHDVKVIRASQRSTYERLLAAGVRIYEYQPSMMHAKTMLVDDWLAVVGSTNLDSLSLNKLGEGSLVLHDAEFVRELERGWARDLRLSQEMSLENGGRTNPWRRLARRATQLVGHDR, from the coding sequence ATGGACGAGCGTCAGGACCTCGCGGACATGCTGTTGCCCCAGCCTGGGGCGCATGGCTTCGACAGCGGACCGGAGCGCAAGCAGCACGAGATGCGCGGGCCGTACTCGCTGCCACCCGGGCCCGAGGGGTTCTCGTTCTCGCTCTACCAGTCCACGGGCATCGGCCTGGTGCCGGGGCACCGGCTGGAGTTGCTGGAGAACGGCGCCGTCTTCGACCGCATGGTGGAGGACCTCCGCGCGGCGCGCGAGAGCGTCCACATCCTCGTGTACATCTGGCGTCCCAGCGACGTGTCCGACCGCATCGTGGAGGCGCTGGTGGAGCGGGCGCGCGCGGGCGTCGCGTGTCGCGTGGTGGTGGACCCGGTGGGCAGCGAGGAGCTCCAGGGGGACAAGGACTTCGACCAGCAGGTGGAGCAGGTCCTCCGTGACGCGGGTGTCGAGGTGCACTACTACCGGCTGCTGGCGGGCAAGGTGCTGGGCCGGCTGTTGGGGCGTTCACACCAGAAGCTGGTCATCGTCGACGGGCGCGTCGCGTACACGGGCGGGTTCGGCTTCTGGAAGGTCTGGGAGGGGGATGGGCGGAGTCCCGAGGCGTGGCGCGACACGAGCGTCCGCGTGGAGGGGCCCGCCACGCGGCAGATGCAGCTGTCGTTCTCCCGCTACTGGCAGGAGTCCGGCGGCGGGCTGCTCCCCGTCAGCGCGTTCCCGGAGGTGGAGTCCCGCGGGCCCGCGGCGGCGGGCTTCGTGGAGAGCTCCGGCAAGCTGGGCATCACCGACGCGGAGCGGATGGTGCGGATGGTCATCGCCGCGGCGCGCGAGCGCTTGTGGATCGCCAACGCGTACTTCTCCCCGCCCAACGAAATCCTCGAGCAGTTGGAGGAGAAGTGCCGGCAGGGCGTGGAGGTTCGCGTGTTGGGGCCGGGGCCCGTCCACGACGTGAAGGTCATCCGCGCCTCGCAGCGCTCGACCTACGAGCGGCTGCTGGCGGCGGGCGTGCGCATCTACGAGTACCAGCCGTCGATGATGCACGCGAAGACGATGCTGGTGGACGACTGGCTCGCGGTGGTGGGCTCCACGAACCTGGACTCGCTGTCGCTCAACAAGCTGGGCGAGGGTTCGCTCGTCCTCCATGACGCGGAGTTCGTGCGCGAGCTGGAGCGCGGCTGGGCGAGGGACC
- a CDS encoding acyl-CoA dehydrogenase, whose amino-acid sequence MVEETRPTAQELLSLPRLAPLVPMLYVAWTDGELTSAEIRALGAAARAQSWLDLRSTTVLARWLDPLMPPAPSELAVLRDHIRAAADRLSTSPQESLAELGAKLAELVSGTTELPPSVQDLARELAAVEAVLGVSGREAVRALVPSAAPEPRRVGPTEPTSFAPEALRAVLDRTYPDVRAQVRRWLEDPAFRHPEAPRDTFAQREQVFAWLKQLADAGLGRIAFPQGAETSADLGAFIAAFETLALFDLSLVVKAGVHFGLFGASILFLGTERHHREYLPKVASLELPGCFAMSELGHGSNVRDVETVARYDAEKGDFVVHTPTDTARKEWIGNAARHGRVATVFAQLEVGGKGLGVHALLVPLRDEHGKVLPGVRIEDCGRKMGLNGVDNGRIWFDHVRVPRENLLDRFGQVSPEGHYTSAISSDGRRFFTMLGTLVAGRVSVACASLSAAKSGLTIAVRYGDLRRQFGPPGAREVRLLDHQVHQLRLLVPLAKTYALDFALEYLVDRYVKRTEEDAMEVEALAAGLKAYASWHCTAVLQEAREACGGQGYLEENRLPTLKADTDIFTTFEGDNTVLMQLVAKSLLTGYRQRFEDDRVFAVLKLIADKATAMADRNPISIRRTGSEHLRDGDYQLRALRYREEDLLASVARRIRKRLGAGVEAFAAFDQVQAHLVALAHAHVERVVLEQFLRGVAQVSDPGLKLLLGRLCDLYGLSCLEAHGGWFLEHGLMEGNKALAIRKEVVKLCTEVRPDAVALVDAFGIPDTCLAAPIGLGHLSP is encoded by the coding sequence ATGGTGGAAGAGACCCGTCCAACCGCGCAGGAGCTGCTGTCGCTGCCACGGCTCGCGCCCCTGGTGCCCATGCTGTACGTGGCCTGGACGGACGGCGAGCTGACCTCCGCGGAGATTCGCGCCCTGGGCGCCGCCGCCCGGGCCCAGTCCTGGTTGGACCTGCGCTCCACCACCGTGCTCGCCCGGTGGCTGGACCCGCTGATGCCCCCCGCCCCCAGCGAGCTCGCCGTCCTGCGCGACCACATCCGCGCCGCCGCGGACCGGCTGTCGACCAGCCCCCAGGAGAGCCTCGCGGAGCTGGGCGCGAAGCTGGCGGAGCTCGTCTCCGGCACCACCGAGCTGCCGCCCTCCGTCCAGGACCTCGCGCGCGAGCTGGCCGCCGTGGAGGCCGTGCTCGGCGTCTCCGGCCGGGAGGCCGTGCGCGCCCTCGTCCCCTCCGCCGCGCCCGAGCCCCGCCGCGTCGGCCCCACCGAGCCCACGTCCTTCGCCCCGGAGGCGCTGCGCGCGGTGCTCGACCGCACCTACCCCGACGTGCGCGCCCAGGTCCGCCGCTGGCTGGAGGACCCCGCCTTCCGACACCCCGAGGCGCCCCGCGACACCTTCGCGCAGCGCGAGCAGGTCTTCGCCTGGCTGAAGCAGCTCGCCGACGCGGGCCTGGGCCGCATCGCGTTCCCCCAGGGCGCCGAGACGAGCGCGGACCTGGGCGCCTTCATCGCCGCCTTCGAGACGCTGGCCCTCTTCGACCTGAGCCTCGTGGTGAAGGCCGGCGTCCACTTCGGCCTGTTCGGCGCGAGCATCCTCTTCCTCGGCACGGAGCGGCACCACCGCGAGTACCTCCCGAAGGTCGCCTCGCTGGAGCTGCCCGGCTGCTTCGCGATGAGCGAGCTGGGCCACGGCTCCAACGTGCGCGACGTGGAGACGGTGGCCCGCTACGACGCGGAGAAGGGCGACTTCGTGGTGCACACGCCCACGGACACCGCGCGCAAGGAGTGGATCGGCAACGCCGCGCGCCACGGCCGCGTCGCCACGGTGTTCGCGCAGCTCGAGGTGGGCGGCAAGGGCCTGGGCGTCCACGCGCTGCTGGTGCCGCTGCGCGACGAGCACGGCAAGGTCCTGCCCGGGGTGCGCATCGAGGACTGCGGTCGGAAGATGGGCCTCAACGGCGTGGACAACGGCCGCATCTGGTTCGACCACGTGCGCGTGCCCCGGGAGAACCTGCTGGACCGCTTCGGGCAGGTGAGCCCGGAGGGCCACTACACCAGCGCCATCTCCAGCGACGGCCGGCGCTTCTTCACCATGCTGGGCACGCTGGTGGCGGGCCGGGTGAGCGTGGCGTGCGCGTCGCTGAGCGCGGCCAAGAGCGGCCTCACCATCGCCGTGCGCTACGGCGACCTGCGCCGCCAGTTCGGGCCTCCGGGCGCGCGGGAGGTGCGACTGCTCGACCACCAGGTGCACCAGCTGCGCCTGCTCGTGCCGCTGGCGAAGACGTACGCGCTGGACTTCGCGCTGGAGTACCTCGTGGACCGCTACGTGAAGCGGACGGAGGAGGACGCGATGGAGGTGGAGGCGCTCGCCGCGGGCCTCAAGGCGTACGCGTCGTGGCACTGCACGGCGGTGCTCCAGGAGGCGCGCGAGGCGTGCGGGGGGCAGGGCTACCTGGAGGAGAACCGCCTGCCCACGCTCAAGGCGGACACTGACATCTTCACCACCTTCGAGGGCGACAACACCGTGCTGATGCAGCTGGTGGCCAAGAGCCTGCTGACGGGCTACCGCCAGCGCTTCGAGGACGACCGCGTCTTCGCGGTGCTCAAGCTCATCGCGGACAAGGCCACCGCCATGGCGGACCGCAACCCCATCAGCATCCGCCGCACCGGCAGCGAGCACCTGCGCGACGGCGACTACCAGCTGCGCGCGCTGCGCTACCGCGAGGAGGACCTGCTGGCCTCCGTGGCCAGGCGCATCCGCAAGCGGCTGGGCGCGGGCGTGGAGGCGTTCGCCGCCTTCGACCAGGTGCAGGCCCACCTCGTCGCGCTGGCGCACGCGCACGTGGAGCGCGTGGTGCTGGAGCAGTTCCTCCGGGGCGTGGCCCAGGTGAGCGACCCCGGCCTCAAGCTGCTGCTCGGGCGGCTGTGCGACCTCTACGGCCTGTCCTGCCTGGAGGCCCACGGCGGCTGGTTCCTGGAGCACGGCCTCATGGAGGGCAACAAGGCCCTGGCCATCCGCAAGGAGGTGGTGAAGCTGTGCACGGAAGTGCGCCCGGACGCGGTGGCCCTGGTGGACGCGTTCGGCATTCCGGACACCTGCCTCGCCGCGCCCATCGGCCTGGGCCACCTGTCGCCCTGA
- the clpP gene encoding ATP-dependent Clp endopeptidase proteolytic subunit ClpP: MNVPFVIETTHRGERAYDLYSRLLKDRIIMLGTPVNDDVANIIVAQLLFLESEDPDKGINLYINSPGGSVTAGLAIYDTMQYVKCPVSTICVGQAASMGALLLLAGAKGKRYALPNSRIMIHQPLGGAQGQATDIDIQAKEILRLRSYLNGLIVKHTGHSIERIEKDTERDYFMSAEDARQYGIIDEVVEKQQRQISPTPSPK, from the coding sequence ATGAACGTCCCCTTCGTCATCGAGACCACGCACCGCGGCGAGCGGGCATACGACCTCTACAGCCGGCTCCTCAAGGACCGCATCATCATGCTGGGCACGCCCGTCAACGACGACGTGGCGAACATCATCGTCGCCCAGCTCCTGTTCCTGGAGTCCGAGGACCCCGACAAGGGCATCAACCTCTACATCAACTCGCCCGGGGGTTCGGTGACGGCGGGCCTGGCCATCTACGACACCATGCAGTACGTGAAGTGCCCGGTGTCGACCATCTGCGTCGGGCAGGCCGCCTCCATGGGCGCGCTGCTGCTGCTGGCGGGCGCCAAGGGCAAGCGGTACGCCCTGCCCAACAGCCGCATCATGATCCACCAGCCGCTGGGCGGCGCGCAGGGCCAGGCCACCGACATCGACATCCAGGCCAAGGAGATCCTCCGCCTGCGCAGCTACCTCAATGGCCTCATCGTCAAGCACACGGGCCACTCCATCGAGCGCATCGAGAAGGACACCGAGCGCGACTACTTCATGAGCGCCGAGGACGCCCGGCAGTACGGCATCATCGACGAAGTGGTGGAGAAGCAGCAGCGCCAGATTTCCCCGACGCCGAGCCCCAAGTAG
- a CDS encoding DUF3293 domain-containing protein, with protein sequence MRQGDPERLMEAYRATRYVIRPHATTGGVEQVLQVGRLHPALDAALLSRGHHTWAFITAWNPGSRPQGKDENQRAQERLVAQLVAGGWVPAPAIGEAEDGSWSEQSLFVPGLPRGDAERFGRAFGQVAVLVGRTGAPAELLLCGGDLFAPTP encoded by the coding sequence ATGAGACAGGGCGACCCTGAGCGGCTGATGGAGGCCTACCGCGCGACCCGCTACGTCATCCGCCCGCATGCGACCACGGGCGGCGTGGAGCAGGTGCTCCAGGTGGGACGCCTGCACCCGGCGCTGGATGCCGCGCTGCTCTCGCGCGGCCACCACACGTGGGCGTTCATCACCGCGTGGAACCCCGGCTCCCGACCCCAGGGGAAGGACGAGAACCAGCGGGCACAGGAGCGGTTGGTGGCGCAGCTCGTCGCGGGAGGATGGGTGCCCGCGCCCGCCATCGGCGAGGCCGAGGATGGCAGCTGGTCCGAGCAGAGCCTCTTCGTTCCAGGCCTGCCACGCGGCGACGCCGAGCGCTTCGGCCGGGCCTTCGGTCAGGTCGCCGTGCTCGTGGGGCGCACGGGGGCTCCGGCGGAGCTGCTGCTGTGCGGGGGCGACCTCTTCGCGCCGACTCCCTGA
- the fumC gene encoding class II fumarate hydratase encodes MSTKNVRIEKDTFGPIEVPADRLWGAQTQRSLQNFAISTERMPPGLIRALVQVKKAAALVNVENGTLSKDKGEAIVRAADEVLAGQHDAEFPLSVWQTGSGTQTNMNTNEVLANRASELLGGERGERRKVHANDDVNKGQSSNDVFPTAMSVAAVAALTEHVLPELKALRDVLADKSRAFMDVVKVGRTHLQDATPLTLGQELSGYVAQLDLARAHVERTLPHLYELALGGTAVGTGLNAPKGYAERVAREIARLTGLPFVTAPNKFEALAANDALVQAHGALKGLAAVLFKVANDVRWLSSGPRSGLGEITIPENEPGSSIMPGKVNPTQSEALTMLSAQVMGNDVAISVGGASGNFELNVFKPLIIHNFLQSTRLLADGMRSFRLNCAVGIEPNRARIRENLERSLMLVTALNPHIGYDNAARIAKKAHQEGKTLKQVAVELGLLTAEQFDQWVRPEDMTGL; translated from the coding sequence GTGAGCACGAAGAACGTTCGCATCGAGAAGGACACCTTTGGTCCCATCGAGGTCCCCGCGGACCGGTTGTGGGGGGCGCAGACGCAGCGCAGCCTCCAGAACTTCGCCATCTCCACCGAGCGCATGCCCCCGGGCCTCATCCGCGCGCTCGTCCAGGTGAAGAAGGCCGCCGCCCTGGTCAACGTGGAGAACGGCACGCTCTCCAAGGACAAGGGCGAGGCCATCGTCCGGGCCGCCGACGAGGTGCTCGCCGGACAGCACGACGCCGAGTTCCCCCTGAGCGTCTGGCAGACGGGCAGCGGCACCCAGACGAACATGAACACCAACGAGGTGCTCGCCAACCGCGCCTCGGAGCTGCTCGGCGGCGAGCGCGGCGAGCGCCGCAAGGTCCACGCGAACGACGACGTCAACAAGGGGCAGAGCTCCAACGACGTCTTCCCCACCGCGATGAGCGTGGCCGCCGTCGCCGCCCTCACCGAGCACGTCCTCCCGGAGCTGAAGGCCCTGCGCGACGTGCTGGCGGACAAGTCCCGCGCCTTCATGGACGTGGTCAAGGTGGGCCGCACCCACCTCCAGGACGCGACGCCGCTCACCCTGGGGCAGGAGCTGAGCGGCTACGTCGCCCAGCTCGACCTGGCGCGCGCCCACGTGGAGCGCACGCTGCCCCACCTGTACGAGCTGGCCCTGGGCGGCACCGCCGTGGGCACGGGCCTCAACGCGCCCAAGGGCTACGCGGAGCGGGTGGCCCGGGAGATTGCCCGCCTGACGGGCCTGCCCTTCGTCACCGCCCCCAACAAGTTCGAGGCCCTGGCCGCCAACGACGCCCTGGTGCAGGCCCACGGCGCGCTGAAGGGGCTGGCGGCGGTGCTCTTCAAGGTCGCCAACGACGTGCGCTGGCTGTCGTCCGGTCCGCGCTCGGGCCTGGGGGAAATCACCATCCCGGAGAACGAGCCGGGCAGCTCCATCATGCCGGGCAAGGTCAACCCCACCCAGAGCGAGGCGCTGACCATGCTCAGCGCGCAGGTGATGGGCAACGACGTGGCCATCTCCGTGGGCGGGGCGTCCGGCAACTTCGAGCTCAACGTCTTCAAGCCGCTCATCATCCACAACTTCCTGCAGAGCACCCGCCTGCTGGCGGACGGCATGCGCAGCTTCCGGCTGAACTGCGCCGTGGGCATCGAGCCGAACCGGGCGCGCATCCGGGAGAACCTGGAGCGCAGCCTCATGCTCGTCACCGCCCTCAACCCCCATATCGGCTACGACAACGCGGCGAGGATCGCCAAGAAGGCGCACCAGGAGGGCAAGACGCTCAAGCAGGTCGCCGTGGAGCTGGGGCTGCTCACCGCCGAGCAGTTCGACCAGTGGGTGCGCCCCGAGGACATGACGGGGCTGTAG
- a CDS encoding bifunctional metallophosphatase/5'-nucleotidase, whose amino-acid sequence MTSQPPTTPAYARPSVVLLAGAFVAGMALFLHGGCSSDDDTPDEEPQYGTCEARSECRANHGLPAQGMEWACVTHTCRQRPVPACRKGPRDAAAGTTRIQVLAFNDFHGQLEAPAGSGGMIQTGVAPDGGPVRVEAGGVTYFAKHLKDLRATDPLDTVVVAAGDLIGATPLLSGLFHDEPTIEAMNQLGLDLVAVGNHEFDEGFRELLRMQSGGCHPVDGCQDGTPFEGAKFQFLAANVATGKDTTLFPRYVVKVLGGIPVGFIGMTLEGTPEIVNPAGVEGLAFKDEVETVNALIAELHEQCVETIVVVVHEGGTPTPGALVNECVGAGEGGRISGPIVDIAKRLDEAVDVIVSGHTHQAYNCRIANKLVTSAASVGRLVTDIDIDLDLATDDVVSATANNIIVTRDVEEDAAQKELVSRYQALATPLANRVIGWVAQTLKTPINQADPAGQSTLGFVIADSQLAATQPSNLGGAQVAFMNPGGVRADITRDPTDPADKGEVTFGEAFTTQPFGNNLVTMTLTGAQIEQLLERQWQQTDTGVVTRILLPSAGFTYAFSASAPIGSRVDPASIRLDGAPLDLGASYRVTVNAFLAGGGDGFALLASGTNRLGGVVDNDALEAYLRARSSEASPLPAPALDRVTALP is encoded by the coding sequence ATGACGTCCCAGCCCCCCACGACGCCCGCCTACGCGCGTCCCAGCGTCGTCCTGCTCGCCGGTGCCTTCGTCGCCGGCATGGCCCTGTTCCTCCACGGCGGCTGCTCGTCGGATGACGACACGCCCGACGAGGAGCCCCAGTATGGGACGTGCGAGGCCCGGTCCGAGTGCCGCGCCAACCACGGCCTCCCCGCGCAGGGGATGGAGTGGGCCTGCGTCACCCACACGTGCAGGCAGCGCCCGGTGCCCGCGTGCCGCAAGGGCCCACGCGACGCGGCCGCGGGGACGACGCGCATCCAGGTCCTCGCCTTCAACGACTTCCACGGGCAGTTGGAGGCCCCGGCGGGCAGCGGCGGGATGATTCAGACGGGCGTGGCCCCGGATGGTGGCCCGGTGCGGGTGGAGGCGGGCGGCGTGACGTACTTCGCGAAGCACCTCAAGGACCTGCGGGCCACCGACCCGCTCGACACGGTGGTGGTGGCCGCGGGCGACCTCATCGGCGCCACGCCCCTGCTGTCCGGCCTGTTCCACGACGAGCCGACCATCGAGGCGATGAACCAGCTCGGGCTGGACCTGGTCGCCGTGGGCAACCACGAGTTCGACGAGGGCTTCCGGGAGCTGCTGCGCATGCAGTCCGGTGGCTGCCACCCGGTGGACGGGTGCCAGGACGGCACGCCCTTCGAGGGCGCGAAGTTCCAGTTCCTCGCGGCCAACGTGGCCACGGGCAAGGACACGACGCTGTTCCCCCGCTACGTCGTCAAGGTGCTGGGCGGCATCCCGGTGGGCTTCATCGGCATGACGCTGGAGGGCACGCCGGAGATCGTCAACCCGGCGGGCGTGGAGGGCCTGGCCTTCAAGGACGAGGTGGAGACGGTGAACGCGCTCATCGCGGAGCTGCACGAGCAGTGCGTCGAGACCATCGTCGTGGTGGTCCACGAGGGCGGCACCCCGACCCCAGGCGCGCTGGTGAACGAGTGCGTGGGCGCGGGTGAGGGCGGGCGGATCTCCGGCCCCATCGTGGACATCGCGAAGCGCCTCGACGAAGCGGTGGACGTCATCGTCAGCGGCCACACCCATCAGGCGTACAACTGCCGCATCGCCAACAAGCTGGTCACCAGCGCCGCGTCGGTGGGCCGGCTCGTCACCGACATCGACATCGACCTCGACCTGGCGACGGACGACGTGGTGTCGGCGACGGCCAACAACATCATCGTCACGCGCGACGTGGAGGAGGACGCGGCGCAGAAGGAGCTGGTGTCCCGCTACCAGGCCCTGGCCACGCCGCTCGCCAACCGCGTCATCGGCTGGGTCGCCCAGACGCTGAAGACCCCCATCAACCAGGCCGACCCGGCGGGCCAGTCCACGCTGGGCTTCGTCATCGCCGACTCACAGCTGGCGGCCACCCAGCCCAGCAACCTGGGCGGCGCGCAGGTGGCCTTCATGAACCCCGGCGGCGTGCGCGCGGACATCACCCGCGACCCGACCGACCCGGCCGACAAGGGCGAGGTCACCTTCGGCGAGGCGTTCACCACGCAGCCGTTCGGCAACAACCTGGTGACGATGACGCTGACGGGCGCGCAAATCGAACAGCTGCTGGAGCGTCAGTGGCAGCAGACCGACACCGGCGTCGTCACGCGCATCCTCCTGCCGTCCGCGGGCTTCACGTACGCCTTCAGCGCGTCCGCCCCCATCGGCTCCCGCGTGGACCCGGCCTCCATCCGCCTCGATGGCGCGCCCCTCGACCTGGGGGCGAGCTACCGCGTCACGGTGAACGCCTTCCTGGCGGGTGGGGGTGACGGCTTCGCCCTGCTGGCCAGCGGCACGAACCGCCTGGGCGGCGTGGTGGACAACGACGCGCTGGAGGCCTACCTGCGGGCGCGCAGCAGCGAGGCGAGCCCCCTGCCCGCCCCGGCGCTGGACCGCGTCACCGCGCTGCCGTAG